The Urbifossiella limnaea genome has a window encoding:
- a CDS encoding PepSY-associated TM helix domain-containing protein, translated as MSTVWLDPTEVEPAPTAAPRPRPLHKRLMHVVRRLHLYLGLFLFPWAVLYGVTAFLFNHPAAFSDQPTTTFGPAATAGTALAEAPAPTAVAEAVVAKLNEQQTPATPYKLAGAAKFARDFAFATVKADSQTVSVLLDVKNGGGTVRVTPPAVEKAEPEKAPFATGAAKAGGRDKGGKGGTRGGMKGGATNAPGEGVKLPDQLHDRFKAAVPTILERTGFPTGEVTVTSVPDISFPVEADGRTWTASYNPQTGAVSGSPEGAAPATELGWRRFLLRLHTTHGYPGEQTARWFWAVVVDVMAGTMCFWGVSGLVMWWQLKGTRKLGAVVLVFSAAAATVLTLGIHAALTG; from the coding sequence ATGAGTACCGTCTGGCTCGACCCGACCGAAGTCGAACCCGCCCCCACGGCCGCCCCGCGCCCGCGGCCGCTCCACAAGCGGCTGATGCACGTCGTCCGCCGGCTGCACCTGTACCTGGGGCTGTTCCTGTTCCCGTGGGCGGTGCTGTACGGCGTCACGGCGTTCCTGTTCAACCACCCCGCGGCGTTCAGCGACCAGCCGACGACGACGTTCGGCCCGGCCGCGACCGCCGGCACCGCACTGGCCGAGGCGCCCGCCCCGACCGCGGTCGCCGAGGCGGTCGTGGCGAAGCTGAACGAGCAGCAAACGCCGGCGACGCCGTACAAGCTGGCCGGCGCGGCAAAGTTCGCCCGCGACTTCGCGTTCGCCACCGTGAAGGCCGACAGCCAGACCGTCAGCGTGCTGCTGGACGTTAAGAACGGCGGCGGCACCGTCCGCGTCACGCCGCCGGCCGTCGAGAAGGCGGAGCCGGAGAAGGCGCCGTTCGCCACCGGCGCGGCGAAGGCCGGCGGCCGCGACAAGGGCGGCAAGGGCGGCACGAGGGGGGGGATGAAGGGCGGCGCGACCAACGCCCCCGGCGAGGGCGTGAAACTGCCGGACCAGCTGCACGACCGTTTCAAGGCGGCTGTGCCGACGATCCTGGAGCGGACCGGCTTCCCGACCGGCGAGGTGACCGTCACGTCGGTGCCGGACATCTCCTTCCCGGTCGAGGCCGACGGCCGCACGTGGACGGCCAGCTACAACCCGCAGACCGGGGCCGTGAGCGGCTCGCCCGAAGGGGCCGCGCCCGCGACCGAGCTCGGCTGGCGGCGCTTCCTGCTGCGGCTGCACACGACTCACGGGTATCCGGGCGAGCAGACCGCGCGGTGGTTCTGGGCGGTGGTGGTGGACGTGATGGCCGGCACGATGTGCTTCTGGGGCGTGTCGGGGCTGGTGATGTGGTGGCAGTTGAAGGGCACGCGCAAGCTCGGCGCGGTGGTGCTCGTGTTCAGCGCCGCGGCGGCGACCGTGCTCACGCTCGGGATACACGCGGCGCTAACGGGGTAA